In Nitratiruptor sp. YY09-18, a single window of DNA contains:
- the recO gene encoding recombination protein RecO, with protein sequence MQGFIINVTKVKNEDLIVNVLTSSHHYTLYRFYGARHSTINLGYKIDFEIEYQIGYLPKLRHITHLGFPWLKNIYKHMVWQQFIRLLYQHLRELESVDSFYFTLCDRICKKLERQEPKRAIIEEYCKLLAHEGRLHKDFVCFVCEKKVNNPALARSFLPAHPSCIAQEPFNKERIHYLFEHFDTQFLSDKEIEVLWSILLEGI encoded by the coding sequence ATGCAGGGTTTCATAATAAATGTAACAAAAGTAAAAAATGAAGACCTCATCGTCAATGTGCTCACATCTTCACACCACTACACTCTCTATCGCTTCTATGGAGCAAGGCACAGCACCATAAATCTAGGTTATAAAATCGATTTTGAGATAGAGTATCAAATAGGCTATTTACCAAAACTGCGCCATATCACCCATCTTGGTTTTCCATGGCTCAAAAATATCTACAAGCATATGGTATGGCAACAGTTTATTCGTCTTTTGTACCAACATCTAAGAGAACTTGAGAGTGTCGATAGTTTCTATTTTACTCTTTGTGATCGCATATGTAAAAAACTTGAACGCCAAGAACCAAAAAGAGCAATCATAGAGGAGTATTGTAAACTTTTGGCACATGAGGGACGACTGCACAAAGATTTTGTCTGCTTTGTATGTGAAAAAAAAGTTAATAATCCAGCTCTTGCGAGATCTTTTTTACCAGCTCATCCAAGCTGTATCGCACAAGAACCTTTTAATAAAGAGAGAATTCACTATCTCTTTGAGCATTTTGATACGCAATTTCTAAGTGATAAGGAGATCGAAGTTTTGTGGAGTATTCTCCTAGAGGGGATATAG
- a CDS encoding inositol monophosphatase family protein: MQELFYDIKECAQQIYKTIKFDMHDSFYEYMGQGVGGDLSSKIDLFAEQIFIDRLQKYGKIISEEAGEVGEGKDLLIIDPIDGSDNLLSSFPYYGSSVAMQRDGKTLFSFIVNYANGDFYVKWEDFFKKGSLLHDNLKDIRTNYFAKIGLFEKAYANPKIVKKLKQNSYKFRSPGAVALSLAYAHYVKFVIFIGKIRAYDVEAGLHQCEDLFIYNDDTTIIVAKEREVFAKLLEIVGKG; the protein is encoded by the coding sequence ATGCAAGAGCTATTTTACGACATAAAAGAGTGTGCACAGCAGATCTACAAAACAATCAAATTTGATATGCATGATAGCTTCTATGAGTATATGGGACAAGGAGTGGGAGGAGATCTCTCCTCCAAAATTGACCTCTTTGCTGAGCAGATATTTATAGATAGACTCCAAAAATATGGCAAGATTATCTCTGAAGAGGCTGGTGAAGTGGGAGAGGGCAAAGATCTTCTCATCATTGATCCTATTGATGGGAGTGACAATCTCCTCTCCTCATTTCCCTATTACGGATCTTCTGTTGCTATGCAAAGAGATGGCAAAACGCTCTTTTCTTTCATAGTCAACTATGCTAATGGGGATTTTTATGTCAAATGGGAGGATTTTTTCAAAAAAGGCTCCCTCTTGCACGATAACCTCAAAGATATCCGTACCAATTACTTTGCAAAAATTGGTCTTTTTGAGAAGGCCTATGCCAATCCTAAAATAGTAAAAAAACTTAAACAAAATAGCTATAAATTTCGCAGTCCTGGTGCAGTTGCCCTCTCTTTGGCATATGCGCACTATGTGAAATTTGTAATTTTTATTGGTAAAATAAGAGCATATGATGTTGAAGCTGGTCTTCATCAGTGTGAAGATCTCTTTATATATAACGATGATACGACAATAATAGTGGCAAAAGAGCGAGAGGTTTTTGCGAAACTATTAGAAATTGTCGGTAAAGGATAA
- a CDS encoding 23S rRNA (pseudouridine(1915)-N(3))-methyltransferase RlmH gives MHKIFVYSIGKKDEPHMQKLYEELIKNAKKYATIKVVNIYNKKINQAQSAESAQKVYTKALEPYILNDGLNIALHPDAKEPDSYAFSKILQESAKIAFFIGGAYGFEERFLKMCDKSLSLSRLTMSHKIAKAVLLEQIFRGLSLIHNHPYHK, from the coding sequence ATGCATAAGATATTTGTCTACTCTATTGGCAAAAAAGATGAGCCACATATGCAAAAACTCTATGAAGAGCTTATCAAAAATGCGAAAAAATATGCTACTATAAAGGTAGTTAATATTTATAATAAAAAGATCAATCAAGCGCAAAGTGCAGAGAGTGCGCAAAAGGTCTATACCAAAGCTTTAGAGCCATATATTTTGAATGATGGGCTCAATATTGCTCTGCATCCAGATGCAAAAGAGCCTGATAGTTATGCATTTAGTAAAATACTCCAAGAGAGTGCGAAGATCGCTTTCTTTATAGGTGGTGCCTATGGATTTGAGGAGAGATTTTTAAAAATGTGTGATAAGAGTTTGAGTCTTAGTAGACTCACAATGAGCCATAAAATAGCAAAGGCTGTGCTTTTGGAGCAGATTTTTCGAGGGCTATCCCTCATTCATAATCATCCATACCATAAATAG
- the accD gene encoding acetyl-CoA carboxylase, carboxyltransferase subunit beta, which produces MGLSDLFKIRRSQPSTAEQPSHWVKCPKCNALMYYKEVQNRYNVCPKCGYHFRIGAQERINILCDKGTFVEYDANLEPVDPLKFVDKKSYKKRVEEGKKKTGRASSAISGECQIDGVPTQIVVFDFAFMGGSLGSVEGEKIVRAVQRAIDKRQPLVIVSASGGARMQESTFSLMQMSKTCAALAKLADHKLPYISVLTDPTMGGVSASFAMIGDIIMAEPGALIGFAGQRVIKQTIGADLPEGFQRSEFLLEHGLIDMIVERPSMKQTIADLLRLLHAQR; this is translated from the coding sequence GTGGGACTCAGTGATCTATTTAAAATCAGACGTTCGCAACCAAGTACAGCAGAGCAGCCGAGCCACTGGGTGAAATGTCCTAAGTGTAACGCTTTGATGTATTATAAAGAGGTGCAAAATAGATACAATGTCTGCCCAAAATGTGGCTACCATTTTCGTATTGGAGCACAGGAACGTATCAATATCTTATGCGATAAGGGAACATTTGTAGAGTATGATGCCAATTTAGAACCAGTTGATCCATTGAAGTTTGTGGATAAAAAGAGCTATAAAAAGCGTGTAGAGGAAGGGAAGAAAAAGACAGGAAGAGCCAGCTCCGCAATCAGTGGAGAGTGTCAAATAGATGGAGTCCCAACCCAAATTGTTGTCTTTGATTTTGCATTTATGGGTGGAAGTTTGGGCTCAGTAGAAGGTGAGAAGATTGTCAGAGCTGTACAAAGAGCAATCGACAAACGTCAACCCCTCGTGATTGTGAGCGCAAGTGGGGGTGCGAGAATGCAAGAGAGTACTTTTAGCCTCATGCAGATGAGCAAAACTTGTGCAGCACTTGCAAAGCTCGCTGATCATAAGCTTCCATATATTTCTGTCCTAACTGATCCTACGATGGGTGGAGTGAGTGCCTCTTTTGCGATGATTGGTGATATTATTATGGCCGAACCCGGTGCACTGATAGGATTTGCAGGCCAGCGTGTCATCAAGCAAACCATTGGCGCAGATCTGCCTGAAGGGTTTCAAAGAAGTGAGTTTTTGCTCGAACATGGACTCATTGATATGATAGTAGAGCGTCCAAGCATGAAGCAGACAATTGCGGATCTTTTAAGATTGCTGCATGCTCAAAGGTGA
- a CDS encoding glutamate synthase subunit beta, whose protein sequence is MQNFIFNERIEPKKRAVNERIKDFREIYEIYNPNEASVQADRCVQCGDPYCHNSCPLHNFIPHWLKTVAEKDLELAFKISNESSPFPEIMGRVCPQDRLCEGACTLNEGYGAITIGAIETFISEEGFKKGLRPEFCSKKTGKKVAIIGSGPAGLSCATYLLREGIEPHVYERADRAGGLLTYGIPNFKLDKKVIQRRIDWLMEAGMKLNLGIEVGKNIEFEELLENFDAIFIGIGATKPRRAGIPGENAKGAFMAMDFLTNVQRKVFGDSYDKDKEVKDKRVIVIGGGDTAMDCVRTSIREGAAKAICAYRRDAASMPGSRKEVKNAQEEGAEFIYNVAPTQILTDDEGRVRGVEFVKTISTTTKDGSRKLEIVKNSEFTLDADVVIFALGFENTPLEFLAKHGIETNEWGAIKIDSNYETTKPGVFAGGDCYRGAHLVVTAAYDGREAAKAIRRKLLG, encoded by the coding sequence ATGCAAAACTTTATATTCAATGAACGAATAGAGCCTAAAAAGCGTGCAGTCAATGAGCGAATAAAAGATTTTCGTGAAATTTATGAGATTTACAATCCCAATGAGGCCTCTGTACAGGCAGACAGGTGTGTGCAGTGTGGTGATCCGTATTGTCACAACTCATGTCCGCTGCACAACTTCATCCCTCACTGGCTCAAAACTGTTGCAGAAAAGGATCTTGAATTAGCTTTTAAAATCAGTAACGAGTCTTCCCCTTTTCCTGAAATTATGGGGAGAGTGTGTCCACAAGATAGACTTTGTGAAGGAGCATGTACCCTCAATGAAGGGTATGGTGCTATTACTATTGGTGCGATAGAGACATTTATTAGTGAAGAGGGATTCAAAAAAGGGCTTCGTCCAGAATTTTGCTCTAAAAAGACAGGAAAAAAGGTAGCTATTATTGGAAGTGGACCGGCAGGACTAAGTTGTGCGACATATCTTTTGCGCGAGGGAATTGAACCGCATGTCTATGAGAGAGCTGATAGAGCAGGTGGTCTTTTGACATATGGTATCCCAAACTTTAAACTAGATAAGAAGGTTATCCAGCGCCGTATAGACTGGCTCATGGAGGCTGGTATGAAACTCAATCTAGGTATTGAAGTTGGCAAAAATATAGAGTTTGAAGAGCTATTGGAAAATTTTGATGCAATATTTATCGGCATTGGAGCAACAAAACCACGACGAGCTGGCATTCCTGGAGAAAATGCAAAAGGTGCGTTTATGGCGATGGATTTCTTGACAAATGTGCAACGTAAAGTCTTTGGCGATAGCTATGATAAAGATAAAGAGGTAAAAGATAAGCGTGTAATCGTCATCGGTGGTGGTGATACTGCGATGGACTGTGTGCGTACAAGTATTCGTGAAGGAGCTGCGAAGGCAATCTGTGCATACAGACGTGATGCAGCAAGCATGCCAGGAAGCCGTAAAGAGGTAAAAAATGCACAAGAAGAGGGTGCAGAGTTTATCTACAACGTAGCTCCTACGCAAATTCTCACTGATGATGAGGGAAGAGTAAGAGGTGTAGAGTTTGTCAAAACAATCTCTACAACGACAAAAGATGGCAGCAGAAAGCTTGAGATTGTCAAAAACAGTGAATTTACACTTGATGCAGATGTGGTAATTTTTGCTCTTGGATTTGAAAATACTCCGTTAGAGTTCCTTGCAAAGCATGGAATTGAGACAAATGAGTGGGGAGCAATCAAAATAGATAGCAACTATGAGACTACAAAACCTGGTGTCTTTGCAGGGGGAGATTGTTATAGAGGAGCACACTTGGTAGTTACAGCTGCATATGATGGACGTGAGGCTGCAAAAGCAATCCGCCGAAAACTCTTGGGATAA
- a CDS encoding thiamine phosphate synthase produces the protein MLKGDKIYALCDYDMLQRYSLSLEEFVVIAKKFDAQVLQYRDKNGSFERKQQNLQKLRSLWPKTLIINDEIGLVQFCDGLHIGQEDLAVLMKSFGIESKALGVVTLRKMIGKKIIGLSTHNSQEVVEANSLEIDYIGLGAYRISQTKDVAAALGERLTSIAALSRHPVAAIGGVRLFDHIPHATYKAIGSDLVIKALTYA, from the coding sequence ATGCTCAAAGGTGATAAAATCTATGCGCTATGCGATTATGATATGTTGCAGCGCTACTCTTTGAGTCTCGAAGAGTTTGTAGTCATTGCCAAAAAATTTGATGCACAAGTTTTGCAGTATCGTGACAAAAATGGCTCTTTTGAGCGTAAACAGCAAAATCTCCAAAAGCTTCGCTCTTTATGGCCCAAAACTCTCATAATCAATGATGAGATAGGGCTAGTGCAGTTTTGCGATGGACTCCATATTGGTCAAGAGGATCTTGCAGTATTGATGAAGAGTTTTGGAATAGAGAGCAAAGCATTAGGAGTTGTGACTCTGCGCAAAATGATCGGTAAAAAGATCATAGGTCTCTCTACACACAATTCCCAGGAGGTTGTCGAAGCAAATAGTTTGGAAATTGACTATATTGGACTTGGTGCTTATAGGATCTCTCAGACCAAGGATGTTGCCGCTGCTTTGGGTGAGCGCCTTACATCCATTGCAGCACTCTCACGACACCCGGTAGCAGCGATTGGAGGAGTGAGACTCTTTGATCATATTCCACATGCGACATATAAAGCTATAGGTAGTGATCTTGTGATAAAAGCATTGACATATGCATAA
- the gltB gene encoding glutamate synthase large subunit yields the protein MDLLTSYKDNCGFGLLASIENKPSHQNVEDAITSLERMMHRGAIAADGKSGDGSGLLFSMPHKFFKKVAEQDGFVLPDLYAVAMVFYKDEKNLEVIKEYCIKNDLKVLHIRPVPINTEALGELAKQTLPNIVQIFVTPNSLIATKRFDALLYLTRREIEKALESDEDFYIPSFSSKTIAYKGLVMPTYIKMFYPDLQDEDFEASFALFHQRFSTNTLPKWKLAQPFRMIAHNGEINSVTANRYNVYAKCESIKSEVFSDEELERILPPLEPEASDSKSLDNFFEFLIVNGVEFFKAARALIPAPWQNAPHMDAELRAYYEYTSTCFEAWDGPAAVSLTDGRYIGCVLDRNGLRPAKYIITKDKRLIIASEYGILGVPEENIVERGRLQSGEMIALDLKYGIILKNEDINDYLKNSNPYSEWLNEHMVYLQEHIDAPFSNLNEYQIDDIVHKQRYYNYTHELIEQVIEPMIKEGKEAVGSMGDDTPMAAFSDKQRNFTDFFKQKFAQVTNPPIDPIREKIVMSLNTGFGEIHNILDEDPSHAIRLKAVSPILIKEKMDVLLSYGDPKHPRYQECYKNRIFSTSFEKDLKGSLEKLTDEIVRSVKEDGVRIIVLDDRELSPHKKTIPMAMVIGRLNKKLLDAKVRHLVSIVAATAEVQDSHSAAVMIAYGASAVYPYLLFATVYERLKKQNLTQFELKNRFKNVFNALNGGFLKIMSKMGISTIASYRNSALFDVLGLSEEIVNECFHGSVGLLPGLTYEDIEQRLERYHKDAFEIDIERHIFPLKVGGYYKYIDGSEYHDFNPNVVNKIHEVSITGNPNDYEQLKKMIHDRGYRFIRDFLEFHSDRKPVSIDQVEPVENIFKRFDSAAMSLGSISPEAHECIAEAMNTIGAKSNSGEGGEDEKRFGTIKNSKIKQVASGRFGVTPAYLRSAEEIQIKIAQGAKPGEGGQLPGHKVTALIAKLRHTMPGVTLISPPPHHDIYSIEDLAQLIFDLKQVNPDARVAVKLVSTAGVGTIATGVAKAYADKIIISGGDGGTGAAPLTSIKFAGNPWELGLTEAHNALKANHLREFVELQTDGGLKTGLDVVKAAIMGAESYAFGTGVLTIIGCKILRVCHLNRCTVGIATQNEFLREHYVGTVDRLINYFTLVAEDVRKILAELGYTRLEDIIGRVDLLRVVENELAKKFDFSSVLRRLDGVDTCQIPSNEPFDNNEFEKEVLKEVFPAIENPQQNVIVNKKISNINRSFGARISGEIAKYYGDAGLKDGAITINLAGVAGQSLGAFLINGVTINLVGAANDYVGKGMNGGKIVITSKLQHERFSLAGNTCLYGATGGTLFVAGEVGERFAVRNSGALAVVEGTGDHACEYMTGGIVVILGKTGINFGAGMTGGLSFVYDEDHTFIEKINQELIEARRIDIDDFDEARHYLKRLLRTFYDETGSQKAKDILDNFRMEIRNFWMVRPKELRKVPLNLEEGE from the coding sequence ATGGATCTATTGACAAGCTACAAAGACAACTGTGGGTTTGGACTCCTCGCGAGTATAGAAAACAAGCCCTCTCACCAGAATGTAGAAGATGCTATTACTTCACTTGAACGCATGATGCACAGAGGTGCAATTGCTGCAGATGGGAAAAGTGGTGATGGTAGTGGACTTTTGTTTTCTATGCCTCACAAATTTTTCAAAAAGGTTGCTGAGCAAGATGGGTTTGTGCTTCCAGACCTCTATGCAGTTGCGATGGTTTTTTATAAAGATGAGAAAAATCTTGAAGTGATCAAAGAGTACTGTATCAAAAACGATCTCAAAGTCCTCCATATCCGTCCTGTTCCTATCAATACAGAAGCTTTGGGAGAGCTAGCGAAGCAGACGCTGCCAAATATTGTGCAGATTTTTGTAACACCCAACTCTCTCATAGCCACAAAGAGATTTGATGCTCTTTTATATCTGACAAGACGTGAAATTGAGAAGGCATTGGAGAGTGATGAGGATTTTTACATCCCATCATTTTCTAGTAAAACCATAGCCTACAAAGGCTTGGTGATGCCAACATATATTAAAATGTTCTATCCGGATCTCCAAGATGAGGATTTTGAGGCAAGTTTTGCACTCTTTCACCAGCGCTTCTCTACAAATACATTGCCAAAGTGGAAACTAGCTCAACCATTTCGTATGATTGCCCACAACGGTGAGATCAACTCTGTCACTGCCAACCGCTATAATGTCTATGCAAAATGTGAATCGATCAAGAGTGAAGTATTTAGCGATGAAGAGCTTGAGCGCATCCTTCCACCCCTTGAGCCTGAGGCGAGTGATAGTAAGAGTCTTGATAACTTCTTTGAATTTTTGATTGTTAATGGTGTAGAGTTTTTCAAAGCAGCCCGTGCTCTTATCCCTGCACCATGGCAAAATGCTCCACATATGGATGCAGAGCTTCGCGCATATTACGAGTATACAAGTACATGTTTTGAAGCGTGGGATGGACCAGCTGCGGTAAGTTTGACTGATGGGAGATATATCGGCTGCGTGCTTGATAGAAACGGATTGCGCCCTGCTAAATATATCATCACAAAAGATAAGCGACTCATAATTGCTAGTGAGTATGGGATTCTTGGAGTGCCAGAAGAGAATATCGTAGAGCGTGGTCGCTTGCAAAGTGGTGAGATGATCGCACTCGATCTCAAATATGGAATCATTCTTAAAAATGAAGATATCAATGATTACCTCAAAAACTCCAACCCATATAGCGAGTGGCTCAATGAGCATATGGTCTATCTCCAAGAGCATATTGATGCACCATTTAGCAATCTCAACGAGTATCAGATAGATGATATTGTTCATAAGCAGCGTTACTACAACTACACCCATGAGCTCATCGAGCAAGTGATAGAGCCAATGATCAAAGAGGGTAAAGAGGCAGTAGGAAGTATGGGTGATGATACTCCTATGGCTGCTTTTAGTGACAAACAGCGTAATTTCACTGACTTTTTCAAGCAAAAATTTGCCCAAGTTACCAACCCCCCAATAGATCCAATCCGCGAAAAGATTGTCATGAGTCTCAATACCGGTTTTGGTGAAATTCACAATATCTTAGATGAGGATCCAAGCCACGCTATCAGACTCAAAGCTGTCTCTCCGATATTGATTAAAGAGAAGATGGATGTACTCCTCTCTTATGGAGATCCCAAACATCCTCGCTACCAAGAGTGTTACAAAAATAGAATTTTCTCTACATCTTTTGAAAAAGACCTCAAGGGTTCGCTAGAAAAGCTCACTGACGAGATTGTAAGGAGTGTCAAAGAGGATGGTGTGCGCATTATCGTTCTGGATGACAGAGAACTCAGCCCTCACAAAAAGACTATACCTATGGCGATGGTTATAGGGCGCCTGAATAAGAAGCTCCTTGATGCAAAAGTGCGCCACCTTGTTTCAATAGTTGCAGCAACTGCTGAAGTACAAGATTCTCATTCTGCTGCTGTTATGATCGCATATGGAGCGAGTGCGGTCTATCCATATCTGCTTTTTGCTACCGTGTATGAGAGACTCAAAAAACAAAATCTCACACAGTTTGAGCTCAAAAACAGATTTAAAAATGTCTTTAATGCTCTCAATGGTGGATTCTTGAAGATTATGTCCAAAATGGGCATCTCTACAATCGCCTCATACAGAAACTCAGCACTTTTTGATGTATTGGGCCTGAGTGAAGAGATTGTTAATGAGTGCTTCCATGGAAGTGTAGGACTTTTACCAGGTCTTACATATGAAGATATCGAGCAAAGACTTGAACGCTACCACAAAGATGCTTTCGAGATCGATATAGAGCGCCATATTTTCCCTCTCAAAGTTGGTGGTTATTATAAATATATCGATGGAAGCGAGTATCACGACTTTAACCCAAATGTTGTGAATAAAATTCATGAAGTCTCCATCACTGGGAATCCAAACGATTATGAACAGCTCAAAAAGATGATCCATGATAGAGGGTATCGCTTCATTAGAGATTTTCTTGAATTTCACAGTGATCGCAAACCTGTCAGTATCGATCAAGTAGAGCCTGTTGAAAATATCTTTAAGCGCTTTGATAGTGCGGCTATGAGTCTTGGTTCAATTAGCCCTGAAGCTCATGAGTGTATCGCTGAAGCAATGAATACAATCGGTGCGAAGAGCAACTCTGGTGAGGGTGGCGAAGATGAAAAACGCTTTGGTACTATTAAAAATTCAAAAATCAAACAAGTAGCAAGCGGACGTTTTGGTGTAACTCCTGCATATCTAAGAAGTGCTGAAGAGATTCAGATCAAGATCGCTCAAGGTGCAAAACCAGGTGAAGGTGGACAGCTTCCAGGTCACAAAGTGACTGCACTTATTGCAAAACTGCGCCATACTATGCCGGGAGTTACTCTCATCTCTCCTCCGCCACACCACGATATCTACTCTATTGAAGATCTTGCACAGCTTATCTTTGACCTTAAACAAGTCAACCCTGATGCAAGGGTCGCTGTAAAGCTTGTTTCCACTGCAGGTGTTGGAACCATTGCTACAGGTGTGGCAAAAGCCTATGCTGATAAGATTATCATCAGCGGTGGTGATGGGGGAACAGGTGCTGCGCCTCTTACATCTATCAAATTTGCTGGTAACCCTTGGGAACTTGGACTTACTGAAGCACATAATGCACTCAAAGCAAACCACCTCAGAGAGTTTGTAGAGTTGCAAACTGACGGTGGTCTCAAAACAGGTCTCGATGTAGTCAAAGCTGCAATTATGGGCGCAGAGAGCTATGCATTTGGTACAGGGGTGCTCACAATTATTGGATGTAAGATTCTAAGAGTCTGCCACCTCAACAGATGTACAGTAGGAATTGCAACACAAAATGAGTTTTTGCGCGAGCATTATGTGGGAACAGTCGATAGACTTATCAACTATTTCACACTAGTAGCTGAGGATGTGCGTAAGATCTTGGCTGAGCTAGGATATACAAGACTTGAAGATATTATAGGTCGCGTAGATCTGTTGAGAGTAGTAGAGAATGAACTGGCAAAGAAGTTTGACTTTAGTTCAGTGCTGCGCAGACTTGATGGCGTCGATACTTGCCAAATTCCATCAAATGAGCCTTTTGATAACAATGAATTTGAAAAAGAGGTACTCAAAGAGGTGTTTCCAGCTATCGAAAATCCTCAGCAAAATGTGATTGTAAATAAGAAGATTAGCAATATCAATAGAAGCTTTGGTGCTCGCATCAGTGGTGAGATCGCTAAATATTACGGCGATGCTGGGCTCAAAGATGGTGCAATTACGATCAATCTTGCAGGAGTTGCAGGGCAGAGTCTTGGAGCATTCCTCATCAATGGCGTAACGATCAATCTTGTAGGTGCAGCAAATGACTATGTGGGCAAAGGTATGAATGGTGGTAAGATTGTCATTACTTCAAAATTGCAGCATGAGCGATTTAGCTTAGCAGGTAATACATGTCTCTATGGTGCTACAGGTGGTACACTCTTTGTAGCTGGAGAAGTGGGAGAACGCTTTGCAGTGCGAAATTCTGGCGCTTTGGCAGTTGTAGAAGGTACCGGAGATCATGCTTGTGAATATATGACTGGCGGTATTGTGGTAATTCTAGGCAAAACAGGTATCAACTTTGGAGCGGGTATGACTGGTGGTTTGTCATTTGTATATGATGAGGATCACACATTCATCGAAAAGATTAACCAAGAGCTCATAGAGGCTAGACGCATTGATATCGATGATTTTGATGAAGCACGCCACTACCTTAAACGACTCTTGCGAACTTTCTACGATGAAACAGGCAGCCAAAAAGCTAAAGATATTTTAGATAACTTTAGAATGGAAATAAGGAATTTCTGGATGGTACGCCCTAAAGAACTGCGTAAAGTTCCTTTGAACTTAGAGGAAGGGGAATAA